A section of the Agrobacterium tumefaciens genome encodes:
- the tsaE gene encoding tRNA (adenosine(37)-N6)-threonylcarbamoyltransferase complex ATPase subunit type 1 TsaE, whose protein sequence is MSEDTSPITISLEGEKDTIRLGEDLALALKPGDCLALIGDLGAGKSTLARAFIRAMADEPNLEVPSPTFTLIQTYDARIPVAHLDLYRLSDVSELDELGIDEMLEDGICLIEWPDIAAEVLPAQQTILLRLTHAGNGRLATIEAPAQARSRLDRVFAIRKFLGDHGRADAARRFLSGDASTRAYETISADGADLILMDWRRPMRGAIVADGKTYAEIAHLAQDARPFVAIGDYLKDMGFCAPDILAVDLDQGILLLEDLGREGVLASDGTPIEERYLQSVACLAALHQTPPPNLLPMRDGGTYEVPPFDREAIKIEVSLLVEWYLPHKRGKPLTDSEKQEYNAIWDGLIDSLGGCETGLLLRDFHSPNILWQARNEGVRRVGLIDFQDAMIGPTAYDLASIVQDARVSISPELQARLLSHYMNRRKTVASFDEATFLRAFAIMSAQRNCKLAGIWVRLLERDGKPGYMKHMPRTFRYLHAALSHPELAPLKQWCIRMGMDFNDEHG, encoded by the coding sequence ATGAGTGAAGACACCTCGCCGATCACCATCTCCCTTGAGGGAGAAAAGGACACCATCAGGCTGGGTGAAGACTTGGCGCTGGCTCTCAAACCCGGCGATTGCCTCGCTCTGATCGGCGATCTCGGCGCCGGCAAATCGACACTCGCCCGCGCCTTCATCCGGGCAATGGCCGATGAGCCCAACCTTGAGGTTCCCAGTCCCACCTTCACCCTTATTCAGACCTATGACGCCCGCATTCCTGTCGCCCATCTCGATCTCTACCGTCTCTCCGACGTGTCAGAACTGGACGAGCTGGGAATAGACGAGATGCTGGAGGACGGCATCTGCCTGATCGAGTGGCCGGACATCGCCGCCGAGGTTCTGCCGGCCCAGCAGACCATTCTCCTGCGGCTGACACATGCTGGCAACGGTCGCCTTGCGACGATCGAAGCGCCGGCGCAAGCGCGAAGCCGGCTCGACCGTGTCTTCGCAATTCGGAAATTCTTAGGCGATCATGGTAGGGCGGACGCCGCTCGCCGCTTTCTCAGCGGTGATGCTTCCACCCGGGCCTATGAGACGATCTCCGCTGATGGAGCGGATCTGATCCTGATGGACTGGCGGCGCCCGATGAGAGGCGCGATCGTTGCGGACGGCAAAACCTATGCGGAAATTGCGCACCTCGCCCAGGATGCCCGCCCCTTCGTTGCAATAGGCGATTATCTGAAAGACATGGGGTTTTGCGCCCCGGACATCCTTGCCGTCGATTTGGATCAGGGCATTCTCCTGCTTGAGGATCTCGGACGGGAGGGCGTGCTTGCTTCCGATGGCACGCCGATTGAGGAGCGTTATCTTCAAAGTGTCGCCTGTCTCGCCGCTCTTCACCAGACGCCGCCGCCGAACTTGCTGCCGATGCGCGACGGCGGCACCTACGAAGTTCCGCCGTTTGACCGCGAGGCGATCAAGATAGAAGTCTCGCTTCTCGTGGAATGGTACCTGCCGCACAAGCGCGGCAAGCCACTGACCGATAGCGAGAAACAGGAGTACAACGCGATCTGGGACGGCCTGATCGATTCGCTTGGCGGCTGCGAAACAGGGCTTCTGCTGCGTGATTTCCACTCTCCAAACATTCTCTGGCAGGCCCGGAATGAGGGAGTCCGGCGGGTCGGTCTGATCGATTTCCAGGACGCGATGATTGGCCCCACCGCTTACGATCTCGCTTCCATCGTTCAGGATGCGCGGGTCAGCATCTCTCCGGAACTGCAGGCACGCCTGCTCTCCCATTATATGAACCGAAGAAAAACGGTGGCTTCGTTCGACGAAGCCACGTTCCTCAGGGCTTTTGCCATCATGTCGGCGCAGCGCAACTGCAAACTCGCCGGCATCTGGGTGCGGCTGTTGGAACGGGACGGAAAACCGGGCTATATGAAGCATATGCCGCGGACGTTCCGCTATCTTCATGCAGCGCTGTCGCATCCCGAGCTGGCGCCGCTTAAGCAGTGGTGCATTCGCATGGGCATGGATTTTAACGACGAACACGGTTGA
- the addB gene encoding double-strand break repair protein AddB: MTVSHHARRVLTIAAGTPFLRTLAETLCEGTLTADYLYDAADPLSLARVTIYVPTRRSARVLRSEFVDLLGGRSAILPLIRPLGETDDDSGFFDIENPEIMDLAPPISGTGRLIELARLILAWRNSLPDAIRAIHSDSPLVAPASPADAIWLARALGEVIDAMDTEEKDWEALQHLDTGEHAQWWQLTADFLKIASVFWPARLSELNRSSAGRHRNAILRAEANRLTNLPNTGPIIVAGSTGSIPAAADLIAAVAALPQGTVVLPGLDLAMPEEQWQAIAEDPTDPSSRTHSQYGLYMLLQKLGIVRDDVVQIGMLDHDLEKRSAVFSAALAPAKSTSDWNRWREERPAGFIHGAFENATLIEAANEREEATAIAVALRLALQAPGAGRPSQAALITPDRGLARRVATELQRFGIEADDSAGTPLSATPQAGLTQLALEAILRPGDPVPIISLLKHPLARFGLSDDAFVAASKALELIALRGGRVETEIGNLEAVLDAQLMAQSDDRHPPAWRLALPEASVDLARDLARRIANATEPLSSAFVRRDRSGRAFTDKLPLSDWAARTGRVMEAICADDANDLSALWSGEAGDKLSSLLAELMESGDILDADGPQWIDIFAALVAGESIKPRSMRHPRVFIFGALEARLLSVDTVVIGGLNEGLWPGQTANNPFLSRSMKTAIGLEPPERRIGQLAHDFEMANGTRQIFYTRALRQGSTPAVASRWLQRLLALGGEDFAERLRNRGETYRHWAGLMDESIEQEPAKRPAPKPPAALQPTRYSFSEVGRLRRDPYSIYARRILRLDPLEPFNRDPNAADRGTLYHRIIERYSREAHVPGTPASLDAMQRILDECFDAENLPPHVDVIWRPRFAAVARAFIDWEKERHPSVRRSFFEARAGQEVPEAGIRLTGVADRIDIKTSGQADIIDYKTGLAPSVNQARALLDPQLALEAAALMRGAFREAGSPTPENLIYVRLRPGDRFFPDQVNNEHSSRSGKRPPKSAVELATESIEQLAKFVRSLREGENGFASRLVPEEQQSYGGEYDHLARVSEWSTAEPGDGDDD; this comes from the coding sequence ATGACGGTCTCCCACCACGCAAGACGCGTGCTGACGATCGCTGCGGGAACCCCGTTCCTCAGAACGCTCGCAGAAACGCTCTGCGAGGGGACATTGACAGCCGACTATCTATATGACGCTGCCGATCCGCTTTCGCTCGCGAGGGTGACGATCTATGTGCCGACACGGCGCTCCGCCCGTGTATTGCGATCCGAATTTGTTGATCTGCTGGGAGGCCGATCCGCCATCCTGCCGTTGATCCGCCCCCTTGGGGAAACGGACGACGATAGCGGGTTTTTCGATATCGAAAATCCTGAGATCATGGATCTGGCGCCGCCGATTTCCGGCACCGGCCGGCTGATCGAGTTGGCGCGCCTCATCCTCGCCTGGCGCAACAGCCTGCCTGACGCTATCCGGGCGATCCACTCGGATTCGCCGCTCGTCGCTCCCGCGAGCCCCGCCGATGCCATCTGGCTCGCGCGCGCGCTCGGCGAGGTTATCGATGCGATGGATACGGAAGAAAAGGATTGGGAAGCGCTTCAGCACCTCGATACCGGCGAGCATGCCCAGTGGTGGCAGCTGACCGCGGATTTCCTGAAGATCGCGAGTGTCTTCTGGCCTGCGCGGCTTTCCGAACTCAACCGTTCTTCGGCCGGCAGACATCGCAACGCTATTCTCAGGGCCGAAGCGAACCGGCTGACAAACCTGCCGAATACGGGGCCGATCATCGTCGCTGGCTCCACCGGCTCCATCCCCGCCGCTGCCGATCTCATCGCCGCCGTCGCCGCCCTGCCCCAAGGTACCGTCGTGCTTCCCGGGCTCGATCTCGCCATGCCAGAAGAGCAATGGCAGGCGATCGCCGAAGACCCGACCGATCCGTCCAGCCGAACGCATTCGCAATATGGACTTTACATGCTTTTGCAGAAGCTGGGCATTGTCCGGGACGATGTCGTTCAGATCGGCATGCTCGACCACGATCTTGAAAAACGGTCTGCGGTATTCTCCGCCGCGCTGGCACCCGCCAAGTCCACGAGCGACTGGAACCGCTGGCGCGAGGAACGGCCCGCAGGCTTTATTCACGGCGCTTTTGAGAACGCGACACTGATAGAAGCCGCCAATGAGCGCGAAGAGGCGACCGCCATCGCTGTCGCCTTGCGGTTGGCATTACAGGCGCCGGGCGCCGGGCGACCATCGCAAGCGGCGCTGATCACGCCTGACCGCGGTCTTGCCCGGCGCGTGGCGACGGAGTTGCAGCGCTTTGGCATCGAGGCCGACGATTCAGCCGGTACGCCACTCTCGGCAACACCGCAGGCTGGGCTGACCCAACTGGCGCTCGAAGCGATCCTCAGGCCCGGTGACCCGGTGCCGATCATTTCGCTCTTGAAGCATCCCCTCGCCCGCTTCGGTCTTTCCGACGATGCTTTTGTCGCAGCGTCAAAGGCGCTGGAGTTGATCGCGCTGCGCGGCGGTCGCGTCGAAACGGAAATTGGCAATCTCGAAGCTGTTCTCGATGCGCAACTTATGGCGCAAAGCGACGATCGGCACCCGCCCGCCTGGCGGCTTGCGCTGCCGGAGGCAAGCGTCGATTTGGCCCGCGATCTTGCCCGGCGCATCGCGAATGCCACCGAGCCGCTGTCTTCCGCCTTTGTTCGGCGTGATCGCTCCGGCCGAGCCTTTACCGACAAGCTGCCACTCTCCGATTGGGCTGCCCGGACAGGCCGCGTTATGGAAGCCATCTGCGCTGATGACGCCAACGATCTTTCGGCCCTTTGGTCCGGAGAAGCAGGCGACAAGCTCTCCAGCCTGCTTGCCGAGTTGATGGAAAGTGGCGACATCCTCGATGCGGACGGGCCGCAATGGATCGATATTTTTGCTGCCCTCGTGGCAGGCGAATCGATCAAGCCACGATCGATGCGACATCCGCGCGTATTCATCTTCGGTGCCCTTGAGGCACGCCTTCTAAGCGTTGACACCGTTGTCATCGGTGGCCTCAACGAGGGGCTCTGGCCCGGTCAGACTGCCAACAATCCCTTTCTTTCCCGAAGCATGAAGACAGCGATCGGGCTGGAACCTCCGGAGCGGCGCATTGGGCAGCTGGCGCATGATTTCGAAATGGCGAACGGCACAAGGCAAATCTTTTACACCCGGGCGCTGAGGCAGGGCTCGACGCCCGCCGTGGCCTCGCGCTGGCTGCAGCGGCTTCTGGCGCTAGGCGGCGAGGATTTCGCAGAACGTCTCAGAAACCGCGGCGAGACCTATCGCCACTGGGCAGGCCTGATGGACGAGAGCATCGAGCAGGAGCCTGCCAAACGTCCCGCCCCCAAACCGCCGGCCGCGTTGCAACCGACGCGTTATTCCTTCAGCGAAGTGGGCCGCCTGCGGCGCGATCCCTATTCGATCTACGCCCGGCGCATCCTCCGGCTCGATCCGCTGGAACCCTTTAACCGGGATCCCAATGCCGCAGATCGCGGGACCCTTTATCATCGGATCATTGAGCGTTACTCGCGTGAGGCTCATGTGCCTGGTACCCCGGCGTCACTCGACGCGATGCAGCGCATTCTCGACGAATGCTTCGATGCAGAGAACCTGCCTCCCCATGTCGACGTCATCTGGCGACCGCGTTTCGCGGCGGTTGCCCGCGCCTTCATCGACTGGGAAAAGGAACGGCATCCCTCCGTTCGACGCAGTTTTTTCGAGGCGCGGGCTGGGCAGGAAGTTCCGGAGGCAGGAATAAGGCTCACGGGCGTCGCCGACCGCATTGATATCAAGACCAGCGGTCAGGCGGATATCATCGACTACAAGACGGGCCTTGCCCCATCGGTCAATCAGGCGCGCGCGCTGCTTGATCCGCAGCTTGCGCTGGAAGCCGCAGCACTCATGCGCGGGGCCTTCCGAGAAGCGGGATCACCAACGCCTGAAAATCTCATTTATGTGCGGTTGCGGCCGGGCGACCGCTTTTTTCCCGATCAGGTCAATAATGAACATTCCAGCCGCAGCGGCAAAAGGCCACCAAAGTCAGCTGTCGAGCTGGCAACGGAATCGATCGAGCAATTAGCGAAATTTGTCCGCTCACTCCGCGAGGGCGAAAATGGCTTTGCCTCACGCCTGGTGCCGGAAGAGCAGCAATCCTACGGCGGCGAATATGATCACCTCGCCCGTGTCTCGGAATGGTCAACGGCAGAACCGGGAGATGGCGATGACGATTGA
- a CDS encoding sensor histidine kinase produces MTVHNSDLRKQVVQRVENTHAGVTLGAQALARFRAFPDRTPATTNPANVFARCRLAIHVIRSGFSRMHLLLSGTVLTGSATAAMAQDGLVAKTGARLFSSGETITYSLFVGMISATLFSVVWLVRQRGNIEAESSEYRQALAQSHHKIAKYEALISDKSRRIVIWDGADSRPEFLGQLPAETGVPQADHDFLAFGRWLKPASASQLEKSIEKLRSHAQSFDLTIETQRGEVVEVQGRVSGGNAFARFIALNNLRAELAELQVERERLIASVSTFQELLDSIEQPVWRRNGDGELIWVNHAYAQAVDARNAAQAVQEKRELLSTVTRQKIRATATPESPYHDRISTVVSGNRSFFDVVDIKTAGGSAGIAIDATEAETISEELKRVLKSHAETLDHLATPVAIFDGRQRLQFYNQAFATLWGFDLVFLESGPDNSELLDRLRTAGKLPEQLNWKNWKETALSVYRSLDTKTDLWHLPNGQTLRVIATAHPQGGATWVFENLTEQVDLQMRYNTLVKVQGETIDHLAEGVAVFGADGRIRLSNPAFRALWGVTAEQAETGTHIRAIETACAPSYDGPDGWRSFSQFITSFDDARPSRQGTLELLSGLVLDYAIIPLPDAQTMLTFVNMTDSVRAERALKEKNDALLKADELKNDFVQHVSYELRSPLTNIIGFTDLLKTPGIGELTERQAEYLDHISTSSSVLLTIVNDILDLATVDAGIMQLNYSDNDLNELLDDVSVQIADRLQESGISLEIVAPAHLGSLVADHQRLKQILIKLLTNAINFAPEGSSVQLSCQRSEGDFVFSVADKGPGIPEDMLKTVFDRFSTRGNGGRRTGAGLGLSIVESFVSLHHGTVSIDSRPGNGTIVTCRIPSATRPHSIAAE; encoded by the coding sequence ATGACGGTTCACAATTCGGATCTGCGCAAGCAGGTAGTTCAACGCGTTGAAAACACGCATGCGGGCGTGACACTGGGCGCGCAGGCGTTAGCGCGTTTTCGCGCCTTTCCGGACCGCACACCGGCCACGACCAATCCTGCGAATGTCTTCGCGCGATGCCGGCTGGCAATCCACGTCATCCGTTCTGGATTCTCACGCATGCACCTCCTGCTGTCGGGAACCGTTCTCACCGGCTCGGCGACCGCTGCAATGGCCCAGGATGGGCTGGTGGCAAAGACGGGAGCGCGGCTATTCTCGTCCGGAGAAACAATCACCTATTCGCTTTTTGTCGGCATGATCTCCGCGACGCTGTTTTCCGTCGTCTGGCTCGTGCGCCAGCGCGGCAATATCGAGGCGGAAAGTAGCGAGTACCGTCAGGCACTGGCACAATCCCACCATAAGATCGCAAAATACGAAGCGCTGATCTCCGACAAGAGCCGCCGCATCGTTATCTGGGATGGCGCAGACAGCCGCCCGGAATTTCTCGGCCAGTTGCCGGCTGAGACAGGGGTGCCGCAGGCGGATCATGATTTCCTCGCCTTTGGCCGCTGGCTGAAACCGGCATCCGCAAGCCAGCTTGAAAAATCAATCGAGAAGCTCCGCAGCCACGCCCAGAGTTTCGACCTCACCATCGAAACGCAGCGCGGCGAAGTGGTCGAAGTGCAAGGCCGGGTCTCAGGCGGCAACGCCTTTGCACGCTTCATCGCGCTCAACAATCTGCGCGCGGAACTTGCCGAATTGCAGGTGGAGCGCGAGCGCCTTATCGCTTCGGTCTCCACCTTTCAGGAGCTTCTCGATTCCATCGAACAGCCCGTGTGGCGGCGAAATGGGGACGGTGAACTTATCTGGGTGAACCACGCCTATGCCCAGGCGGTGGATGCGCGCAACGCGGCCCAGGCCGTTCAGGAAAAGCGCGAATTGCTGAGCACCGTGACGCGCCAGAAGATTCGCGCCACGGCGACGCCTGAATCTCCCTATCACGACCGGATTTCAACGGTGGTGTCCGGTAACCGCAGCTTCTTCGACGTCGTCGATATCAAGACAGCCGGTGGCTCGGCTGGCATCGCGATTGATGCGACGGAAGCCGAGACCATCAGCGAGGAACTGAAGCGTGTCCTGAAAAGCCACGCGGAGACGCTCGATCATCTGGCAACGCCAGTCGCCATTTTCGACGGACGGCAGCGGCTGCAGTTCTACAATCAGGCATTCGCCACTCTCTGGGGCTTCGATCTCGTGTTCCTGGAGTCCGGCCCCGATAATTCCGAGCTTCTCGACAGGCTGCGCACCGCCGGCAAGTTGCCGGAGCAGTTGAACTGGAAGAACTGGAAGGAAACGGCGCTCTCCGTTTATCGGTCGCTCGATACCAAGACTGACCTCTGGCATCTGCCGAACGGACAGACGCTGCGCGTCATCGCCACAGCCCATCCGCAGGGCGGCGCGACATGGGTCTTCGAAAATCTGACCGAACAGGTCGATCTACAGATGCGCTACAACACCTTGGTCAAGGTGCAGGGCGAAACCATCGATCATCTTGCCGAAGGTGTCGCCGTGTTCGGTGCGGATGGACGCATCCGGCTGTCAAACCCGGCATTCCGGGCGCTCTGGGGCGTGACGGCGGAACAGGCGGAAACCGGCACCCATATCCGCGCCATAGAGACCGCCTGTGCGCCATCTTACGACGGGCCGGACGGCTGGCGCTCCTTCAGCCAATTCATCACCAGCTTCGACGATGCGCGGCCTTCCCGACAGGGAACGCTGGAACTGCTTTCCGGGCTCGTGCTTGATTATGCCATCATCCCGCTTCCCGATGCGCAGACCATGCTGACCTTCGTCAACATGACCGACAGCGTGCGCGCCGAGCGCGCGCTCAAGGAAAAGAACGACGCGCTGCTGAAGGCCGACGAACTGAAGAACGATTTCGTCCAACATGTTTCCTATGAGCTTCGCTCGCCGTTGACCAACATCATCGGCTTCACCGATCTTCTGAAGACGCCCGGGATTGGCGAATTGACGGAGCGGCAGGCGGAATATCTCGATCATATTTCCACCTCATCCTCGGTCCTCCTGACCATCGTCAACGACATCCTCGATCTGGCGACCGTCGATGCCGGCATCATGCAGCTCAATTATTCGGATAATGACCTGAACGAGCTGCTAGACGATGTGTCGGTGCAAATCGCCGACCGCCTGCAGGAAAGCGGCATTTCGCTCGAAATCGTTGCACCCGCCCATCTCGGCAGTCTGGTAGCCGATCACCAGCGGCTGAAGCAAATCCTCATCAAGCTGCTGACCAATGCGATCAATTTCGCGCCGGAGGGCTCTTCGGTCCAGCTCTCCTGCCAGCGCAGCGAAGGCGACTTCGTCTTCTCCGTGGCCGACAAGGGTCCGGGTATCCCCGAGGACATGTTGAAAACGGTCTTTGACCGCTTCTCGACACGCGGCAACGGCGGGCGGCGCACGGGGGCGGGCCTTGGCCTCTCCATTGTCGAAAGCTTTGTCAGCCTGCACCACGGCACAGTCAGCATCGACAGCCGCCCCGGCAACGGCACCATCGTGACCTGCCGTATCCCTTCCGCCACCCGGCCGCATTCCATCGCCGCAGAATGA
- a CDS encoding nucleotidyltransferase family protein, giving the protein MTIKNAMVLAAGLGTRMRPITDTIPKPLVRIAGKPMIDYALDSLVEAGVETVVVNVHHHADQMIAHLGARSDVKILISDERSQLMNSGGGLAKGLKLLEPGPVFVMNADLFWIGEMPNAVSNLRRLAHFFDPTRMDMALLCVDMDRTTGHNGKKDFNLADDGKLTRYRDRDPFPVVYAGAIAMNSRLLDDAPDDAFNLNIYFDRAIEKDRLFGLSLDGHWITVGTPDAIDDAEGIIRQFTEKRSA; this is encoded by the coding sequence ATGACGATCAAAAACGCGATGGTGCTGGCTGCCGGGCTGGGCACGCGCATGCGGCCGATTACGGATACGATCCCTAAGCCGCTCGTGAGAATCGCCGGCAAGCCAATGATCGACTATGCTCTCGACTCCCTTGTGGAAGCTGGCGTCGAAACCGTCGTGGTGAACGTTCACCACCATGCCGACCAGATGATTGCCCATCTGGGGGCCCGCTCGGATGTCAAAATCCTGATTTCTGACGAGCGGTCGCAGTTGATGAATTCCGGCGGCGGGCTTGCCAAAGGCCTGAAGCTTCTGGAACCCGGCCCCGTCTTCGTCATGAATGCCGACCTTTTCTGGATCGGCGAAATGCCGAATGCGGTCAGCAACCTGCGCCGGTTAGCACATTTTTTCGATCCGACGCGCATGGACATGGCGCTCCTCTGCGTTGACATGGACCGTACCACCGGCCACAACGGAAAGAAGGATTTTAACCTCGCAGATGATGGAAAGCTGACACGCTATCGCGATCGCGATCCGTTTCCCGTTGTTTATGCAGGTGCCATCGCCATGAATTCGCGTCTCCTGGACGATGCCCCTGACGACGCCTTCAACCTCAATATCTATTTTGATCGCGCCATTGAAAAAGATCGGCTCTTCGGCCTTTCTCTTGATGGACACTGGATTACCGTCGGCACGCCCGACGCGATTGATGATGCCGAAGGCATCATCCGGCAATTCACGGAAAAGCGCTCTGCATGA